The DNA sequence TGAACATCCAGAACCTGGGCGACGGCTCGGGGCCGGGAAAGTTCAGGTGGGAGAGTCATGTGAAGGGTAAGCCTGTCGCCGGCCTTCCATGCTTGCGGGCTTGCGCAAAATGACAGGCCGCCCTCGCTCAGGGTTACCTCCTGCCAGTCCTCAGGTTGCAAGGGATTTTGCTGAAAGGCCATAATGCGCGCAAGCGTGTCCAGCTTGCTGTTCAGGGACTTTACGAGTCCTGTGAGCAAGCGATCCTGATCTGCCAGGCTGGCAAGCTGGGATTTGATGTCCTGGTCCAGGCGCCTGAACTCTGCCTCCAGATTTTCGAGGTGGTCGTCATCAAAGGAGGCTTCACTGACGCCAGTTGATGGCTGCAGCTTATGGATCTTCAGGCCAATCCGGTCTTCGATCCGGTAAAACTCCCGGCGCTCAGGCACATAATCATCTGTCGGTTCGGATGGTGTATCTTGGATGTGCATTCAGTGCTCCGTAATATGAGTTCTGGCCAGTATCAAAAGTTTAGCAGTTTCCCCCGGCGCTGAATGGCTGTTGGGAATTCCAGACCACGATTGACCCGAAGGTAGCAACAGGCACCTCTTCATGTTCAGACCCTTATCGTTTTGTATCGGCTTGCGCTATACCGCAGCCAAACGGCGTAACCACTTTATCTCGTTTATCTCTCTCACATCCATGATCGGGCTGATGCTTGGTGTTGCAGTGCTGATCATCGTGCTTTCAGTCATGAACGGGTTCGATCGCGAGCTTAAACAGAGAATTCTGGGAATGGTACCCCACGCCATTATCCAGAGCAGTGGGCCGCTGGAGGATTGGGAAGCGGTGGATGCTCAGGTGCAGCAGCACCCAAGGGTTCTTGCCGCCGCTCCGTTTATTCAGGGGCAGGGCATGGTCACTGGTGGTGGTGAGGTGCGTGGAGTCATGCTCAATGGCGTGTTGCCTGAGGAGGAGCGCACAGTATCCATCATTGAAGATCACATGATTGAAGGCAAGCTGGACGACCTGGTTGCGGGCGAATTCGGGATCATCGTTGGCCGAACCATGGCGGCCAGTCTGCGTTTGCAGTTGGGCGACAAAGTGACCGTTGTCTTGCCTGAAGCCACAGTAACGCCGGCAGGGGTCTTGCCACGACTCAAGCGATTTACGGTGAAGGGTATTTTCAGCGTAGGCGCCGAACTCGATGGCAATTACACGCTTGTTCACATGGATGATGCTGCCAAGCTGATGCGAACGGGTGGCAAGGCCCAGGGCGTCAGGCTGCTGGTGGATGATCTTTTTGCCGCGCCCAAGGTTGCAGAAGAGGCGGCGAGAGGGCTTTCAGGCCGTTACTATATTTCTGACTGGACCCGTACTCATGGAAACCTTTTCCAGGCAATTCGCATGGAAAAAACCATGATCGGGCTGTTGCTGATGTTTATTGTGGCCGTTGCCGCATTCAACATTGTGTCTACCCTGGTCATGGTGGTGACGGACAAGACAGCGGATATTGCGATTCTGCGCACTATGGGGGCAACACCCGGGCGTATTATGAGGATCTTTATTGTCCAGGGCGCCGTCATCGGGATTTTTGGAACATTGATCGGTACTGCGCTCGGTATCCTTGGTGCGGTTAATATCAGCGCGTTTATTTCATGGCTTGAAGGGGTGCTCGGCCACAAGTTTCTGAGTGCTGATGTTTACTTTATCAGTTATCTGCCTTCTCAGTTGCAGTGGCAGGATGTGGCCATCATAAGTGGCTCTGGCCTTGCGCTAAGCCTGTTGGCAACTATATATCCGGCGTGGAGAGCGTCACGGGTGGATCCTGCGGAGGCTCTGCGTTATGAATAAGGAAAAGGGTGCCATGAAGGATATTCCCCTGGTAATTGACTGTCGTCAGGTTACCCGTACCTATACCCAGGGGCCCGAAGAGCTCACGATATTTTCTGATATCTCGCTGGAGGTTACTGCGGGTGAAACCGTTGCGATTGTAGGGAGCAGTGGCGCTGGTAAAACAACCCTGCTGAACCTTCTTGGCGGACTGGACAAGCCTTCGTCCGGGCATATCGCAATTTGTGGTAAGGATATTCACCGGTTGTCTGAGGGCGGGCGAGCGCGTTTTCGTAACCGGCATCTGGGCTTTGTTTACCAGTTCCATCATCTGTTGCCTGAATTCACTGCTCTTGAGAACGTTATGATGCCCTGTGTGCTTGGGGGTATGGCTGTCGCCGGCGCGCGGTCCCGGGCGCAATCAGTTTTACAGAAAGTCGGGCTTGCTGAGCGCCTGGAGCATAAGCCTGGTGAGCTTTCTGGCGGCGAGCGTCAGCGTGTTGCTATTGCTCGCGCATTGGTGAATGAACCCGATTGCGTTTTGATGGATGAGCCGACCGGTAATCTTGATGAACACACGGGTGAGGGCGTGCGAGACCTCATTGAGTCCTTGCGTGATCAGTTGGGAATTGCGTTTGTGATGGTTACCCATGACATGAAGATGGCCCGGAGTCTCGGGCGGGTATTGAGGTTGGAGCAGGGCAGGCTGGTTCAGGAGGTCTGATCGTGTGATGAGCGCCGGAGTTCTCTTCTCGCACGGAGGCGTAACTGCCAGTCGGTGCGGATTTTCCGGCGCCAGATAAATTGTATTACCAGGTAAGCCAGACAAGCGGATACTGTGGCGACCATCAGTGAGCCCAGATACAGTGGAATGCCTATATCCAGCAACCGCTCACTGATCCACGACCATGAAAGCTGGAAATCGAAGCTCAAGACCGGCCGGTTGAGCACCCAGGCTCCTACCTTGTAATTGAAATAAAACATGGGGGGCATGGTAATGGGGTTGCTGATCCATACCAGCACTACCGACAAAGGCAGGTTTGCGTTGAACCAGATGGCAAAGAAGGCTGCGGCCAGCATCTGGAATGGCATCGGGATAAAACAGAAAAAGACACCAATCAGAAACGCCCGGGCGACACTGTGACGGTTGATGTGCCAAAGGTTGGGTTCATTAAGGATATCGCCAAGAAAACCAAGCGATTGCATCGCTTGTACCTTCTCAGGTGATGGCAGATAGCGTTTCATGAACTTCTTTGGCATTGGGAAGCTCTACTTTCAGGTCGAATGAAACTCCGGCGCCAAGGAATCGCCGACGGGTTGAGTCATCGGGAGGACAAGGATTGTCCGGAAATTCTTCAGTGCGCTTTGCAATACTGGGCGTTTTCGCTTTTTCCTGCGGCGTCATCTTACTTTATAGATTGGCGGTGTTGCCACCTCCAGTGTGGTTGCCTGGTCTCGCACTTCCAGCTTTGTTGTGGTTTTTGCGCATTCGGAGGCCTCTGTTCCTGGTCTTTCGAGTGTCTTTTTTTGGTCTTTCCCTGGGTCTTTTGTGGGCATGTCTGTGGGCTCACGAACGCCTTGAACAGAGGCTTCCAGCGGGCCTTGAGGGTGAAAAACTCCTCGTTTCCGGTTACGTATGTGACCTTCCTGCGGCCGGCAGCTTCAACAGCACTCGCTTCAGCTTTTGTGTAACCCGATGGTACGGGAGTTTACTGACCCCCGGGCAGCATGATGCACTGCCGGAAAAGTTGCGTCTGGCCTGGTATGGTCAGCCTGTCGGCGGGCTTCCGGGGCACAGATTACGCCTGGAAGTGGTACTTAAAAGGCCTCATGGCACTCTGAATCCAGAAGGGTTTCGCTACGAGGACTGGCTGTTCCGAAAAGGCTACCGGGCAACAGGAAGCGTGCGTAGTGCGGTTCCGGACCCTTCCGTACGCTGTTCGCTGCCATGCCAGTATCATCGTTTGCACACAGGGCTGGCGCAGTGGGTCGACGAGCAGTTCGCTGATGCCCGGTACCATCCATTGATTGCTTCTCTGCTGATCGGAAACCGGGGGCATCTGTCTTCCGGGCATTGGGACGTGTTCAAGGCTACAGGCACCATTCATCTGGTCGCTATCTCGGGCCTTCACCTCGGGCTGGTGGCTCTGGGCGCAGGTTTTGTGGCTCGCCGGCTTCTGCTGACATTGTCCTCTTGCCGTATGAGTGAGAGCTCTGTGCGTTTTATGATATTCCTGACGGTCATCATATGTTGCACACTCTATGCGTTGGCTGCCGGTTTTACGGTGCCTACCCGGAGGGCGCTCGTGATGGTTGCTGTCGGAGGCTGGCTGCTACTGATGGCAAGGCAGGTATCCCCCTGGCAGTCTATCGTTGTGGCTCTCGGACTGGTGCTGTTCCTTGATCCTTTTGCCCCGCTGGATCAGGGCTTCTGGCTGTCATTTGGAGCGGTTTCGGTTCTGATCTGTGTCTTCGCAGGCAGGTTGAGCGGCCCCGGCTGGCTCGCAGGTCTTGTTCTCGCTCAGGGAGCTGTGTTTTCGGGGCTTTGGCCTCTACTTGAATTAACAGGCCAGGGTCAGCCGGTTGCCGGATTGCTGGCTAATCTTGTTTCTGTTCCCTGGGTATCGCTCGTGGTGATGCCCATATTGATTGCGGGCGGGTTAACGCTTGCCCTTTTTCCCCGCATATCTAACTCTGTTATTCCGATAATGGATGCGACGCTTGATGTGATGTGGCGTTTTCTCGAATGGGTTGCAGGCATAAGCTGGCCAGAGCTTGAAGGAACTGTCCCGGAAATTTTTGCCTTTGGTCTGCTGGTGCTGTTTATCATCATTATCCCGATAAGGGTGTTTCGCGTTACTGCGACAGTTCTTGTGCTGGCCTGGGTTGTTATGGCGAGGTCTCCCGCTGAGACTGGTAATCCCTGGGTCTCCAGGCCGGAAGTGTGGGTATGGGATGTCGGGCAGGGCTTGTCAGGGATGTTGCGGGAAGGCAACAAGGTGTTGCTGTACGACACAGGGCCTGAAGTGGACGGTGTTTTTTCCGCAGCAGAGTCGGTAATTCTGCCAAACCTCAGAGCGCTGGGCATCAGGCGCATTGACACCCTGGTTGTGAGTCATGCAGATAACGACCACTCCGGAGGCCTTTCTCTGCTCCTGGATAAGTTTCAGGTTGGCCGGATAGTTACAGGTGAGCCTGAGGCTATTCATCAAAAGCTGGGCCTGAGGGGTGGAGAAGGGGTGCGAAAACCGGTCAGTATTCAGAGCTGCGCTGGTGACGGCAAACTGGCAAACGAGGTTCAGCTTAACTTCTGGCAGGCAAATGGGATGCAGGAAGGTAATGATGCCTCCTGCGTCCTGACCGCCCGGTATGAAAATGCGGGGGTTGAGTGGGTCTTTCCGGGCGATATAACGGTTTCGGTAGAGCCCGGCTACCTGAAGACCATCGAGGCAAGGGTTTTGGCGAACCCGCCCCGGGAGATGGTTGTTATTGCGCCTCACCATGGCAGCAAAACATCGTCTTCTGATTTATGGGTCCGTACGCTTGGCCCGGACAGGGTGATCTACACGGCAGGATACCGGCACAGATACGGTCATCCTCACCCGGGGGTAACGGCCCGTTACCGTGAGGAAGGAGCAAAGGCATATAGCACTGCCTGCTCGGGTGCTCTTACTATGTCAGTAACTGATGGAACTGTTCAGGTCCGGGAATCACGACACCAGAGTCCCTTCTGGATAAGTGGTCCGGGGCTTGCCAGAGATCAGTGTAAAATACCGTGACATAGTGGGTGTGGCCTATGACGGAAGCTATGCTAAAGTAGCGCCGCTTGTAAACAATCAGGGAGATCAAGCGTGTTCGAGCTGTTGAAAGCTGGTGGCATTCTGATGGTGCCAATTATTGCCTGTTCCATTCTGGCGCTTGCGATCATACTGGAGCGTTTCTGGACGCTGAGGGTATCCCGGGTCGCGCCGCCTCAGACTACCAATGAACTGTGGCGGTGGATCAAGAAAAAAGAGCTTAATGGTCGTAAGCTGAAGGCGCTGCAAGCCTCTTCACCGCTGGGCCGCATTCTCGCTGGCGGCTTGATGAATGCGAAACACGGCCGTGAGATCATGAAAGAAAGTATTGAGCATGAAGCCAGCCAGGTCATTCATGATCTGGAGCGTTTCCTGAATCCGCTGGGCACCGTTGCGACAATAACCCCTTTGCTTGGTCTCCTCGGGACTGTCATAGGTATGATCAAGGTGTTTGCTGAAATCCAGCTTGCGGGTGTTGGTAATGCCGGCAACCTTGCTGGCGGCATCTCCGAGGCTCTGATCACTACAGCTGCGGGCCTGAGTGTCGCGATACCGGCACTGATCTGTCATCGCTATTTTATCCGGCGGGTAGACGAGCTTGTGGTTGGTATGGAGCAGGAAGCCATCAAACTGGTTGAAGTTGTGCACGGTGATCGCGAAATCGACGTGGAAGGGGCCTGAACGCTGTGAAGTTCACACGCCAGAGAAGTCAGGAAGTTGGTGTAGATCTGACGCCGCTGATCGATGTGGTTTTCCTGTTGCTGATTTTCTTTATGGTCTCTACGACCTTTACACGGGAAAGCCATTTGCAGGTGGAACTGCCTGAAGCCAGTGGTGAGCCAGCTTCACCGGCGGAGGTGAAGCAGATAGACGTAGTGATCAACGCAGAGGGTCAGTACGTTCTTAATGACAAGGCTTTGGTTAATAACCGTCGTGAGACGCTGGAACGCGGGGTTAGTGAGCTCGCCGAAGGTGATACAGCTCTTCCGTTCATCATCACTGCAGATGCCCGAACCGCGCATGAGTACGTAGTCAGGGCCATGGACGTTGCCGGTCGCCTGGGATTCTCGCGCCTGAGTATTACCACTGAACGTGAGGCCGATAGCCAGTGAGTCAAGCCGGATCGCTACCTGACCCTGAACATGTCAAATCTGGCGAGACCTGGCCAACCTACAAGCGGCTGCTGGCTTATGTAAAACCATTCTGGTTAGCTTTTTCTCTGGCTGTCGTCGGTAATGTTATCTATGCGGCGGCCTCCACCGGCATGGCAGCGGCAATGGAATATGTCATTGCCGCCATCGAAAACCCTACGGATCAGAACCGGTTGCTACTGACGTTTCTGATCATCGCAGTGTTTTCGTTCCGGGGCCTTGGTACGTTCATGAGCCAGTATTTCATCAGTTATGTTGGGCGAAAGGTTATCAATGCGCTCCGCAACGACGTGTTTAACCGGCTGATGACACTCCCATCCCGTTACTTTGACGAAAATGCCGCCGGAAGGCTGGTGTCCAAGCTTACCTTCAATGTAGAGCAGGTAGCGGAAGCTGCGACTAACGCCATCACCATTACCTTGAGGGAAGGCCTTACAATTTTGGGCCTGCTCGGGTTCATGCTTTACACAAACTGGAAGCTGACGCTGGTTTTCCTTGCGGTAGGGCCGTTGATTGCGGCTGTTGTCAGCTATGCGAGCAAGCGCTTTCGTAAAATCAGCCAGCGTATTCAAGGCTCCATGGGCGATATTACTCATGTGGCATCTGAATCCATTGCCGGCTATCGGGTAGTTCGAACCTTTGGTGGTATTGAGTATGAAAAGCAACGCTTTCAAAAGGTTAATGACAGAAATCTAAAGCAAAGTCTCAAGATGGCATCTACCCAGGCTATCAGTGTTCCTGTAATTCAGACGCTGGTGGCAGTTGCCATTGCTGCGCTTGTCTGGACCATGTTGTCGCCGGAGATACGGGGAGAGATGACAACGGGGCAGCTGGTGGCCTTTATTACAGCCGCCACCACCATGGCGAAACCTATTCGCCAGGTAACGTCAGTTCACGCCAAGATTCAGAAGGGCGTGGCAGCCGCGTACGATGTGTTTGAGACCATTGACGAAGCCCCTGAGCAGGACCCTGGAACTTATGCGCCTGAGCGTGTAGAGGGAGCCATCGAGTTTGACGCAGTGGCTTTCCGCTACCGTGATCAACTCGACAATGTTCTTGAGGGGATATCTGTTGAAATTCCGGCAGGACAAAGCGTGGCTCTGGTGGGGCGTTCTGGAAGTGGAAAATCAACACTGGTTAGCCTGTTGCCAAGATTTTATGAATATACGGGCGGTGATATCCGGATTGACGGGCGTTCGCTTAAGGACTTTTCCCTCAAGGCACTCAGATCCCAGATTGCACTGGTTACCCAGAATGTTGTGCTCTTTAACGATTCTATCGCTGCCAATATTGCCTATGGTGCGCTTAGGGACTGCAGCCGGGAAGAAATTCGCGAGGCGGCAGCAAAAGCCCATGCCCTGGAGTTTATCGATCGTATGCCGGATGGTCTGGATACCGTGATCGGAGACAACGGAGTGATGCTCTCCGGCGGCCAACGTCAACGTCTTGCAATCGCAAGAGCGTTGCTCAAAGACGCGCCTGTCCTGATTCTCGATGAGGCCACTTCCGCACTGGATACTGAATCGGAACGCCATATCCAGGAAGCGCTTGAAACGGTTATCCAGGGCCGGACGACGCTTGTGATTGCCCACAGACTCTCGACCATTGAGAAGGCCGACCGGATTCTGGTCATGGATAATGGACGCATTGTGGAATCCGGGTCCCATAAGGACCTTCTTGCCAGTAATGGTGTCTACGCCCAACTGCATCAGATGCAGTTCAGTGAGCATTCATGACCTCCCTCGTAGAGCGCCTTTGGTATGGAAAAGGCCGCCCGCTCGCTATTCTGCTGCCATTTTCCTGGCTTTACCGGGCGGTAGCTGAATCCAGGAGACGTAATGCCCTGAATATGCACGCACGGGCGTTACCGGTACCTGTTTTGGTTGTTGGAAATATCACCGCAGGCGGTACCGGTAAATCCCCGCTAACAGGCTGGCTTGTAGATGAAATCCGGGCTGCTGGCTGGCGGCCGGTGATTCTTAGTCGCGGCTACGGCGGTAAAGCATCCGGTTACCCACTCCTGGTAACAGAGGATACCTTGCCATCACTTGCAGGGGATGAGCCGGTTATGCTGGCTCAGGCAACCGGTGCGCCTGTAGTGGTTGATCCGGACCGTTGCCGGGGTGCGGCGTTTGCCCTGGATAATGCCCTGGGCGACGTGCTCATCAGCGATGACGGGTTGCAGCATTATCGCTTGCCCCGGGATATTGAACTGGCGGTGTTTGATAGCGCACGGGGCATCGGGAACGGCGCTCTGATTCCGGCAGGGCCTCTGCGCGAGCCAGTCAGTCGGCTGGACAGTGTAGATTTTGTTATTGTAAATGGCGCCGCTCCAGACGATGGACAAGACCGGGTTCCAACGCAGGGGCCAGGGGGGATTACGCACCCACATATCTACACCATGAATCTTGTCCCAACACGTCTTGTTAACCTGGGGGGCGGGGAAGTCAGAGCCCCGGAAAGCCTCCAAGGCAAACGAGTTCGTGCAGTAGCCGGTATCGGTAATCCGGGGCGTTTTTTCGATACACTCAAAGAGTTGGGGGCAAAGGTGACGGCAGTGCCTTTTCCTGATCACCATCATTTTCGCCCGGAAGATCTTGGTACCGATTCTGACCAGATGCTGGTGATGACGGCCAAGGACGGGGTTAAGTGCAGAGGCTTTGCACCCGATAATGCCTGGGTGCTGCACGTCGAAGCAAAGTTGCCAAAGACGTTTTCAGAGGCTGTCCTTGAAAAGCTGCGAGCCTGCTCCGGACCGTCAACCTCTTAACTGTCAGAGAGATTTGTATTATGGATAAAAAACTCTTGGCCCTGCTGGCCTGCCCGGTTTGTAAAGGTGACCTGAAGCTCAATGAAGCCAGAACTGAACTGGTTTGCTATCAGGATGCCATTGCATTTCCCATTCGCGAAGGTATTCCTGTCATGCTGGCTACTGAGGCCCGCACTCTCTCCACAGATGAACGCCTTCACAAAAACTGAATCAGCTCCCTGCAGGATCGAAACCCCATGTCTTTTACGGTTGTGATTCCGGCCCGCTATGCCTCCACCCGGTTGCCTGGTAAACCACTGCGGGATATTGTCGGCAAGCCTATGGTTCAGCACGTTTGTGAACGTGCATCTGAAAGCCGGGCGAGCCGGGTTGTTGTAGCAACGGACGACCCGCGTATCCAGTCTGCCTGTGAAGCATTCGGCGCCGAAGTGGTTATGACGTCGCCCAACCACGTAAGCGGTACCGATCGCCTGGAAGAAGTTGTACGCAAACTCGGGCTGGATCCGGATCATCGTGTTGTTAATGTTCAGGGTGATGAACCCTTGATCCCGCCGCGGTTGATAGACCAGGTTGCCGAGAATCTCGATCTCTACCCTGAAGCAGCCATCGCAACACTCTGCGAGCGTATTCACGACATTGAGCAGGTCTTCAATCCCAACGTTGTAAAGGTTGTTTTTGATCTAGAAGGGATGGCTCACTACTTTAGCCGGGCGCCCATTCCCTGGGCGCGCGATCACTGGAGTGAAACAGGTCAAGATACTCTTTCGGCGCCCAGTGCTGGCGCAGCCCTGAACGATGGTGCCGGATATTTTCGTCATATCGGTATTTATGGATATCGTGCCAGTGTGCTCAGCCGTTTTGTCAGTTGGCCACCTGCACCAACAGAGCAGGCGGAATCGCTGGAACAGCTTCGGGCTCTTTATAACGGCGCCCGGATTCATGTTGAGGTAGCTGCGGGTACCCCACCGGCAGGTGTTGATACTGAAGAAGATTTGCAGCGAGTCAGGGAGTGGATGGTCAAATCCATTAAAAGGGGAGCGCACGGGGCATGAGTATCCGTGCAAGTGTGCTTTTTGTTTGTCTGGGTAATATCTGTCGTTCGCCGACCGCGGAGGGCGTGTTTCGCAAGATGGTTGAGGCGGCCGGGCTGGAGGAGCAGATTCACATCGATTCCTGCGGCACCAGTAACTGGCACATAGGCAAGGGGCCTGATCCCCGGTCGATGGAGGCAGCCGGGAGGCGTGATATCGATATCAGCGCACTCAAGGCCCGACAGTTTACGGAAGTGGATCTGGACATCTTCGATTATGTGGTCGTGATGGATAGGCAAAACCTTGCGGATGTGAAGGATGTCTGGCACCAGAATGGAGGTACAGAGCCGACACTTTTTCTCGAGTATGGTCAATCGGATCTCGTTGAAGTTCCTGATCCCTATTTCGGTGGCGAGGACGGGTTTGAGCGGGTGCTTGACCTGATTGAAGATGCAAGTGAAGGTTTGCTCCGTGATATTCAGGAGCGTATGGCGTGAGGCAGCAGGCCGAATTTTCAGAAAAACTAAAGGAAAATGTTGGGCTTTCAGCATTTAATACGTTACGCGTACAGGCAGTTGCCCGGTTTTTCTTGGATGTCGGCAGCCTGGACGATTTACGCGCTGCCCTGTCATGGGCTGAAGCCAGGGGGCACAAAATACTGGTGCTCGGCGGTGGCAGTAATCTGGTTTTTGCCGGTGATTTCGACGGCCTCGTTATTCGTATGAAGATGGCTTCGCGTTGCTGGGAGCGGGTTGATAGTACTGGTGCAACACTGGTCTTAGGCGCTGGTGAAAACTGGCATCAAGCGGTGCTGTATGCGGCCAGAGCAGGGTATCGGGGTGTTGAGAACCTGGCACTGATACCTGGTACAGCCGGCGCTGCTCCTGTTCAGAATATAGGCGCTTATGGTGTTGAGCTGTGCGATACGCTGGTTTCTGTAACAGCTCTGGATCTCGAGTCCAACGAGCTTGTATGCCTTGATAACGCGGAATGTTGCTTTGCATATCGTGACAGCTTGTTCAAACGATCGCCTGGGCGTTACATCATTACCGAAATCAGATTGCGCCTGTCCCGTGATAAGCCCTTGCAACTGGGCTATCGGGACCTTGAGGAGTATCTGGGTGAGTCGCGTTCTCCGGATCTGAATGCTCTGGCGGTTGCCGAGGCTGTGATGGCTGTCCGTCGCCGAAAACTGCCGGATCCGGAGATTATTCCGAACGCTGGCAGTTTTTTCAAAAATCCTGTTGTGTCTGTCGGGCAATTTACTGAACTGCAGTCGGCACACCCGGATATCGTCGGTTACCCTCAGGAAAACTCAGTAAAACTGGCGGCGGCCTGGCTGATAGACCAGTGTGGGTGGAAGGGATATCGTAATGCCCGGGTAGGTGTTCATAATCGTCAGGCGCTGGTGTTAATCAATCATTCGGATGGTAGAGGGCAGGATGTGCTTGAACTGGCTTCGGATATTCGCCAGTCAGTGCAGAAACGCTTTGGTGTGACTCTCGACATGGAGCCTGGAGTTGTAGGCGGCTGACTGTTCACGATTGAACACCCAGCCGCCTGCCTTATAGTCTACAGCCCTGTGCGGGGCGATGCCTTGGCAAGAAGCGGCAGCGCGTCCTCTATTGCAATATCCTGTTTTTCAGCGTCCCTGCGTCCTTTGTATTCCAGCGTGCCGGCTGCAAGGCCACGATCAGAAATGACAAACCGGTGGGGGATCCCGATCAGTTCCATATCAGCAAATTTCACTCCCGGGCGCTCTTTGCGGTCATCCAGGAGCACGTCATAGCCAGCCTCTTTCAGCTGCTCATAGAGCTTCTCGCCAGCCTCTGCTACCGAGGGTGTTTTATGGGCGTTGAGTGTAACAATGGCCACCTGAAAGGGAGCAATGGAATCGGGCCAGATGATTCCTTTTTCATCGTGGTTCTGCTCAATTGATGCAGCTACGATGCGGGAGACGCCAATTCCGTAACAGCCCATGTCCATAATCACCGTTTTACCATTCTCATCAAGTACCGTGGCGTTCATGGCAGTGCTGTATTTGTTACCGAGCTTGAAGATATGACCGACTTCAATGCCTCGGCGTATCTCCAGCGTACCCTTGCCGTCGGGGCTGGGGTCGCCCTCAACAACATTACGGATGTCTTCAACGCGGCCCAGCGGCAGGTCCCGTTCCCAGTTGACGCCGGTCAGATGGTAGCCTTCCCGGTTAGCACCACATACAAAATCAGCCAGATGAGCCGCGCTGCGGTCTACGATAACGGGAAGCTTCAGGCCTACAGGGCCGATAGAGCCGGGCTTACAGCCGATCGCCGCCTCG is a window from the Marinobacter sp. ANT_B65 genome containing:
- a CDS encoding PilZ domain-containing protein yields the protein MHIQDTPSEPTDDYVPERREFYRIEDRIGLKIHKLQPSTGVSEASFDDDHLENLEAEFRRLDQDIKSQLASLADQDRLLTGLVKSLNSKLDTLARIMAFQQNPLQPEDWQEVTLSEGGLSFCASPQAWKAGDRLTLHMTLPPELSRPRAVAQVLDVQVDGTGRTRVHTGFVRIHDRDRQQIARHVMRYQIRQRQKE
- a CDS encoding lipoprotein-releasing ABC transporter permease subunit, which gives rise to MFRPLSFCIGLRYTAAKRRNHFISFISLTSMIGLMLGVAVLIIVLSVMNGFDRELKQRILGMVPHAIIQSSGPLEDWEAVDAQVQQHPRVLAAAPFIQGQGMVTGGGEVRGVMLNGVLPEEERTVSIIEDHMIEGKLDDLVAGEFGIIVGRTMAASLRLQLGDKVTVVLPEATVTPAGVLPRLKRFTVKGIFSVGAELDGNYTLVHMDDAAKLMRTGGKAQGVRLLVDDLFAAPKVAEEAARGLSGRYYISDWTRTHGNLFQAIRMEKTMIGLLLMFIVAVAAFNIVSTLVMVVTDKTADIAILRTMGATPGRIMRIFIVQGAVIGIFGTLIGTALGILGAVNISAFISWLEGVLGHKFLSADVYFISYLPSQLQWQDVAIISGSGLALSLLATIYPAWRASRVDPAEALRYE
- the lolD gene encoding lipoprotein-releasing ABC transporter ATP-binding protein LolD, which gives rise to MKDIPLVIDCRQVTRTYTQGPEELTIFSDISLEVTAGETVAIVGSSGAGKTTLLNLLGGLDKPSSGHIAICGKDIHRLSEGGRARFRNRHLGFVYQFHHLLPEFTALENVMMPCVLGGMAVAGARSRAQSVLQKVGLAERLEHKPGELSGGERQRVAIARALVNEPDCVLMDEPTGNLDEHTGEGVRDLIESLRDQLGIAFVMVTHDMKMARSLGRVLRLEQGRLVQEV
- a CDS encoding DUF2062 domain-containing protein, producing the protein MPKKFMKRYLPSPEKVQAMQSLGFLGDILNEPNLWHINRHSVARAFLIGVFFCFIPMPFQMLAAAFFAIWFNANLPLSVVLVWISNPITMPPMFYFNYKVGAWVLNRPVLSFDFQLSWSWISERLLDIGIPLYLGSLMVATVSACLAYLVIQFIWRRKIRTDWQLRLRARRELRRSSHDQTS
- a CDS encoding DNA internalization-related competence protein ComEC/Rec2, coding for MRFAILGVFAFSCGVILLYRLAVLPPPVWLPGLALPALLWFLRIRRPLFLVFRVSFFGLSLGLLWACLWAHERLEQRLPAGLEGEKLLVSGYVCDLPAAGSFNSTRFSFCVTRWYGSLLTPGQHDALPEKLRLAWYGQPVGGLPGHRLRLEVVLKRPHGTLNPEGFRYEDWLFRKGYRATGSVRSAVPDPSVRCSLPCQYHRLHTGLAQWVDEQFADARYHPLIASLLIGNRGHLSSGHWDVFKATGTIHLVAISGLHLGLVALGAGFVARRLLLTLSSCRMSESSVRFMIFLTVIICCTLYALAAGFTVPTRRALVMVAVGGWLLLMARQVSPWQSIVVALGLVLFLDPFAPLDQGFWLSFGAVSVLICVFAGRLSGPGWLAGLVLAQGAVFSGLWPLLELTGQGQPVAGLLANLVSVPWVSLVVMPILIAGGLTLALFPRISNSVIPIMDATLDVMWRFLEWVAGISWPELEGTVPEIFAFGLLVLFIIIIPIRVFRVTATVLVLAWVVMARSPAETGNPWVSRPEVWVWDVGQGLSGMLREGNKVLLYDTGPEVDGVFSAAESVILPNLRALGIRRIDTLVVSHADNDHSGGLSLLLDKFQVGRIVTGEPEAIHQKLGLRGGEGVRKPVSIQSCAGDGKLANEVQLNFWQANGMQEGNDASCVLTARYENAGVEWVFPGDITVSVEPGYLKTIEARVLANPPREMVVIAPHHGSKTSSSDLWVRTLGPDRVIYTAGYRHRYGHPHPGVTARYREEGAKAYSTACSGALTMSVTDGTVQVRESRHQSPFWISGPGLARDQCKIP
- a CDS encoding MotA/TolQ/ExbB proton channel family protein gives rise to the protein MFELLKAGGILMVPIIACSILALAIILERFWTLRVSRVAPPQTTNELWRWIKKKELNGRKLKALQASSPLGRILAGGLMNAKHGREIMKESIEHEASQVIHDLERFLNPLGTVATITPLLGLLGTVIGMIKVFAEIQLAGVGNAGNLAGGISEALITTAAGLSVAIPALICHRYFIRRVDELVVGMEQEAIKLVEVVHGDREIDVEGA
- a CDS encoding ExbD/TolR family protein produces the protein MKFTRQRSQEVGVDLTPLIDVVFLLLIFFMVSTTFTRESHLQVELPEASGEPASPAEVKQIDVVINAEGQYVLNDKALVNNRRETLERGVSELAEGDTALPFIITADARTAHEYVVRAMDVAGRLGFSRLSITTEREADSQ